One window of the Candidatus Abyssobacteria bacterium SURF_5 genome contains the following:
- a CDS encoding zinc ribbon domain-containing protein, giving the protein MLWLSHVKNQDQPQDVYQALALRETALRRLVAEAGESLDDILAPPKTDDATAAGFCPMCSYEYQDGVALCPDCGFPLEMFRERTPLAH; this is encoded by the coding sequence ATGCTCTGGCTTTCACACGTGAAGAATCAGGATCAGCCGCAAGACGTTTATCAAGCTTTGGCTCTCAGGGAAACCGCTCTGCGGCGATTGGTCGCGGAAGCGGGCGAAAGTCTGGATGATATCCTGGCGCCGCCGAAGACAGATGACGCGACGGCTGCCGGTTTCTGCCCGATGTGCTCGTACGAATATCAGGATGGCGTCGCTCTCTGTCCCGACTGCGGTTTTCCGCTGGAGATGTTCAGGGAGCGGACGCCGCTCGCCCATTGA